A single Alosa sapidissima isolate fAloSap1 chromosome 17, fAloSap1.pri, whole genome shotgun sequence DNA region contains:
- the thtpa gene encoding thiamine-triphosphatase isoform X1: protein MSVSPSPFPEVTMNVEVERKFVCDPDIQKKLKDIGAVCIGQRQFQDQYFDTPDFDLTLKDFWLRSREGCWELKCPVPKKTTNIQKDTKAEGLCSRYREITSLPQIKAELIKVMTERLAQANENTESDTGMAVCDPWEDWLKGMSLGCFAKYTTERCSFSLEEEGEEGAVCIDLDQADFGYCVGEIEILVPDGVDIQAALQRIERTVDKLGLSGDQRVQGKMDVYLQRYSPDHYTKLLAAHIL, encoded by the exons ATGTCAGTCTCACCCAGTCCTTTTCCAGAG GTAACTATGAACGTGGAAGTGGAACGGAAATTTGTGTGTGATCCAGACATTCAGAAAAAGCTAAAGGATATTGGAG CTGTGTGCATTGGCCAACGGCAATTTCAAGACCAATATTTTGATACTCCAGACTTTGACCTCACCTTAAAAGACTTTTGGTTGCGAAGCAGGGAAGGTTGCTGGGAACTCAAATGTCCTGTGCCCAAGAAAACCACAAACATTCAGAAAGACActaaggcagaaggactgtgtTCTCGCTATAGGGAGATAACTAGTTTACCTCAAATAAAGGCTGAACTGATAAAGGTTATGACAGAGAGACTGGCCCAAGCCAATGAAAACACAGAGAGTGATACAGGAATGGCTGTGTGTGACCCATGGGAGGATTGGCTGAAGGGGATGAGTTTGGGTTGCTTTGCCAAGTACACCACTGAGAGATGTTCATTTtcgctggaggaggagggagaggagggggcagtATGCATTGATCTCGACCAGGCTGACTTTGGATACTGTGTAGGCGAGATTGAGATACTAGTGCCAGACGGAGTTGATATCCAGGCTGCTCTACAGAGAATCGAAAGAACTGTTGACAAACTTG GACTCAGTGGTGACCAGAGAGTTCAAGGGAAAATGGATGTCTATCTCCAGAGATACAGCCCCGATCATTACACTAAACTACTTGCTGCCCATATATTGTAG
- the thtpa gene encoding thiamine-triphosphatase isoform X2: MNVEVERKFVCDPDIQKKLKDIGAVCIGQRQFQDQYFDTPDFDLTLKDFWLRSREGCWELKCPVPKKTTNIQKDTKAEGLCSRYREITSLPQIKAELIKVMTERLAQANENTESDTGMAVCDPWEDWLKGMSLGCFAKYTTERCSFSLEEEGEEGAVCIDLDQADFGYCVGEIEILVPDGVDIQAALQRIERTVDKLGLSGDQRVQGKMDVYLQRYSPDHYTKLLAAHIL; encoded by the exons ATGAACGTGGAAGTGGAACGGAAATTTGTGTGTGATCCAGACATTCAGAAAAAGCTAAAGGATATTGGAG CTGTGTGCATTGGCCAACGGCAATTTCAAGACCAATATTTTGATACTCCAGACTTTGACCTCACCTTAAAAGACTTTTGGTTGCGAAGCAGGGAAGGTTGCTGGGAACTCAAATGTCCTGTGCCCAAGAAAACCACAAACATTCAGAAAGACActaaggcagaaggactgtgtTCTCGCTATAGGGAGATAACTAGTTTACCTCAAATAAAGGCTGAACTGATAAAGGTTATGACAGAGAGACTGGCCCAAGCCAATGAAAACACAGAGAGTGATACAGGAATGGCTGTGTGTGACCCATGGGAGGATTGGCTGAAGGGGATGAGTTTGGGTTGCTTTGCCAAGTACACCACTGAGAGATGTTCATTTtcgctggaggaggagggagaggagggggcagtATGCATTGATCTCGACCAGGCTGACTTTGGATACTGTGTAGGCGAGATTGAGATACTAGTGCCAGACGGAGTTGATATCCAGGCTGCTCTACAGAGAATCGAAAGAACTGTTGACAAACTTG GACTCAGTGGTGACCAGAGAGTTCAAGGGAAAATGGATGTCTATCTCCAGAGATACAGCCCCGATCATTACACTAAACTACTTGCTGCCCATATATTGTAG